A single window of Nicotiana sylvestris chromosome 3, ASM39365v2, whole genome shotgun sequence DNA harbors:
- the LOC104241719 gene encoding tRNase Z TRZ3, mitochondrial isoform X1, with product MPQISNLRLLISSANHPRILSPLTLKPPPPPPPSLSHLFRLKHPFSHTQNPRFLFAAFSSSYSRKPRNIEQPSSLGRRNSSSKADNKGKMAMEEKGPTAESLGFNKRRAEGKDKNDGKKNLQLKVRKLNPVNTISYVQILGTGMDTQDTAPSVLLFFDKQRFIFNAGEGLQRFCTEHKIKLSKIDHIFLSRVCSETAGGLPGLLLTLAGMGEEGMSVNLWGPSDLKYLVDAMKSFIPNAAMVHARSFGPTVGSVDVSTASSGTSDDLYVPINDEVVKISAVLLRPRYSKVSDTTKEGSSELDDPLVGVNHLAENLLVRRMHSTAEFALKPGDLSVVYICELPEIKGKFDPKKAAALGLRPGPKYRELQLGNSVQSDRQDIMVHPSDVLGPSVPGPIVLVVDCPTPSHLQELSSIHSLTPYYSYPSEESKEMCKKVDCVIHLSSASVTCSTEYQQWMSRFGEAQHIMAGHQPKNIEIPILKSSARIASRLNYLCPQFFPAPGFWSLPQLKSLPSVSKTPSEFSSCQVTAENLLKFHLRPYAQLGLDRSGIPEITSRPKIIEELISEIPEILDASEHITQMLHGNNVTNGGSATMQANKVMIEEPWLHETALPSCLEGVTREDVEIVLLGTGSSQPSKYRNVSSIFVNLFSKGSILLDCGEGTLGQLKRRFGIEGADEAVKDLRCIWISHIHADHHTGLARILALRRDLLNETPHEPLIVVGPRQLKRFLDAYQKLEDLDMQFLDCRHTTEASLKTFESNEDKDVSESACVPSDQKNGSTLFAKGSRMESYWKRPGSPVDSAAVFPLLKTLKEILRDAGLEALISFPVIHCPQAYGAVLKAADRTNSTGKKIPGWKIVYSGDTRPCPELVEASRGATVLIHEATFEDGMVEEAIARNHSTTQEAIEVGDSAGAYRIILTHFSQRYPKIPVFDETHMHKTCIAFDMMSVNLADLPMLPRVLPYLKLLFRDEMIADDIDVATVAI from the exons ATGCCCCAAATCTCAAACCTTCGCCTCCTAAtctcctccgccaatcacccccGAATACTCTCCCCCTTAACCCTTAaacctccccctccccctcccccttcTCTTTCTCATCTCTTCAGACTCAAACACCCATTTTCGCACACTCAAAATCCGCGTTTCCTCTTTGCCGCATTCTCTTCTTCATATTCAAGAAAACCGAGAAACATCGAACAGCCCAGTTCGTTAGGAAGGCGGAACAGCAGTTCGAAGGCAGATAATAAAGGGAAGATGGCAATGGAAGAGAAGGGCCCAACTGCTGAGTCTCTTGGGTTTAATAAAAGAAGGGCTGAGGGTAAGGATAAGAACGATGGGAAGAAGAACCTTCAACTCAAAGTCCGCAAGCTTAACCCTGTTAATACAATCTCATACGTTCAG ATACTTGGGACTGGCATGGATACACAAGATACAGCACCCTCAGTTCTTCTCTTCTTTGATAAACAGAGGTTTATTTTTAATGCTGGAGAA GGATTGCAACGCTTCTGCACAGAGCACAAAATTAAGCTGTCAAAG ATAGATCACATATTTCTATCACGGGTCTGCTCGGAAACTGCCGGTGGACTGCCAG GTCTTTTATTGACTTTGGCTGGCATGGGAGAAGAAGGAATGTCT GTCAATTTATGGGGTCCTTCTGATCTCAAGTACTTGGTCGATGCAATGAAATCATTCATCCCAAATGCCGCCATGGTCCATGCACGGAGTTTTGGCCCAACTGTTGGATCAGTTGATGTTAGTACTGCTTCTTCAGGGACGAGTGATGATCTCTATGTTCCTATTAACGATGAGGTTGTCAAAATATCTGCTGTTCTGTTGCGACCACGTTACTCAAAAGTGTCTGACACAACAAAGGAAGGATCCTCTGAGCTGGATGATCCTCTAGTTGGTGTCAATCATTTGGCAGAGAACCTTTTAGTGCGGAGGATGCATTCCACAGCTGAATTTGCATTAAAGCCTGGGGATCTTTCTGTGGTTTATATTTGTGAGTTGCCTGAAATTAAGGGAAAATTTGACCCCAAAAAGGCTGCTGCTCTTGGGTTGAGGCCTGGCCCAAAATACCGTGAATTGCAACTTGGGAATTCAGTACAGTCGGATCGCCAAGATATCATG GTTCATCCCAGTGATGTATTGGGGCCGTCTGTTCCTGGTCCTATTGTACTCGTTGTTGACTGCCCAACACCATCTCATCTGCAAGAATTGTCGTCTATACATTCTCTTACTCCATATTATTCATATCCATCCGAAGAATCCAAGGAAATGTGCAAAAAAGTTGATTGTGTGATACACCTTAGTTCTGCTTCAGTAACATGTTCAACTGAATATCAGCAATGGATGTCAAGATTTGGTGAGGCGCAGCACATCATGGCAGGACATCAGCC GAAGAATATTGAAATTCCAATTCTGAAGTCGAGTGCAAGAATCGCCTCAAGACTGAATTATTTGTGCCCTCAATTCTTTCCTGCCCCTGGTTTTTGGTCCCTTCCGCAGTTGAAGAGCTTACCCTCAGTCTCTAAGACCCCAAGTGAG ttcTCTTCATGTCAAGTTACGGCAGAGAACCTCCTCAAG TTTCATCTTCGTCCATATGCGCAGCTTGGGTTAGACAGATCTGGTATTCCTGAAATTACTTCTCGGCCAAAAATCATAGAAGAGTTAATATCAGAAATTCCTGAAATATTAGATGCTTCTGAACATATTACCCAGATGTTGCATGGCAACAATGTTACAAATGGAGGCAGTGCGACTATGCAGGCGAACAAAGTTATGATCGAAGAGCCCTGGTTGCATGAAACTGCATTACCTAGTTGTTTGGAAGGTGTAACAAGAGAAGACGTGGAGATTGTTCTTCTTGGAACTGGTTCATCTCAGCCTTCAAAATATCGGAATGTTAGTTCTATTTTTGTCAATCTTTTCTCAAAGGGAAGTATTCTGTTAGATTGTGGTGAAGGAACATTGGGACAGCTCAAAAGAAG ATTTGGCATTGAAGGTGCTGATGAAGCCGTAAAAGATTTAAGGTGTATTTGGATTTCTCATATTCATGCTGATCATCATACTGGTCTTGCAAGAATACTTGCTCTCCGACGCGATTTGCTCAATGAAACTCCTCATGAACCTTTAATTGTTGTGGGCCCAAGGCAGCTTAAGAGATTCCTCGATGCATACCAAAAACTCGAGGATCTGGATATGCAGTTCCTTGATTGTAGGCATACTACAGAAGCTTCATTAAAGACTTTCGAGTCAAATGAAGATAAGGATGTGAGTGAGAGTGCATGTGTACCAAGTGACCAAAAGAATGGTTCTACCTTATTTGCTAAAGGGAGCCGTATGGAGAGTTATTGGAAGAGGCCAGGCAGTCCGGTTGATTCAGCGGCTGTATTCCCATTGCTGAAGACATTAAAGGAAATTCTCAGAGACGCAGGATTGGAGGCATTGATTAGCTTTCCTGTTATTCATTGTCCACAAGCATATGGCGCTGTCTTGAAGGCTGCTGATAGGACTAATAGCACTGGGAAGAAGATACCAGGATGGAAAATTGTATACTCTGGTGACACTAGGCCGTGTCCAGAACTAGTTGAAGCTTCGCGTGGTGCAACGGTTCTCATACACGAG GCTACCTTTGAAGATGGCATGGTGGAGGAAGCCATAGCAAGAAATCATAGCACAACACAGGAAGCCATCGAAGTAGGGGACTCTGCTGGAGCATATCGTATCATCCTCACTCACTTCAGTCAAAGATACCCTAAAATTCCAGTTTTTGATGAAACACACATGCACAAAACATGCATTGCTTTTGATATGATGAGTGTTAACTTAGCAGACCTACCCATGCTTCCAAGAGTTCTTCCATATCTTAAACTGCTATTTCGTGATGAAATGATAGCTGATGATATCGATGTTGCTACAGTAGCTATTTGA
- the LOC104241719 gene encoding tRNAse Z TRZ4, mitochondrial isoform X2, with amino-acid sequence MLGPSSSEVLGQSRISRKYTKTYFVAPKKLLSAQGLQRFCTEHKIKLSKIDHIFLSRVCSETAGGLPGLLLTLAGMGEEGMSVNLWGPSDLKYLVDAMKSFIPNAAMVHARSFGPTVGSVDVSTASSGTSDDLYVPINDEVVKISAVLLRPRYSKVSDTTKEGSSELDDPLVGVNHLAENLLVRRMHSTAEFALKPGDLSVVYICELPEIKGKFDPKKAAALGLRPGPKYRELQLGNSVQSDRQDIMVHPSDVLGPSVPGPIVLVVDCPTPSHLQELSSIHSLTPYYSYPSEESKEMCKKVDCVIHLSSASVTCSTEYQQWMSRFGEAQHIMAGHQPKNIEIPILKSSARIASRLNYLCPQFFPAPGFWSLPQLKSLPSVSKTPSEFSSCQVTAENLLKFHLRPYAQLGLDRSGIPEITSRPKIIEELISEIPEILDASEHITQMLHGNNVTNGGSATMQANKVMIEEPWLHETALPSCLEGVTREDVEIVLLGTGSSQPSKYRNVSSIFVNLFSKGSILLDCGEGTLGQLKRRFGIEGADEAVKDLRCIWISHIHADHHTGLARILALRRDLLNETPHEPLIVVGPRQLKRFLDAYQKLEDLDMQFLDCRHTTEASLKTFESNEDKDVSESACVPSDQKNGSTLFAKGSRMESYWKRPGSPVDSAAVFPLLKTLKEILRDAGLEALISFPVIHCPQAYGAVLKAADRTNSTGKKIPGWKIVYSGDTRPCPELVEASRGATVLIHEATFEDGMVEEAIARNHSTTQEAIEVGDSAGAYRIILTHFSQRYPKIPVFDETHMHKTCIAFDMMSVNLADLPMLPRVLPYLKLLFRDEMIADDIDVATVAI; translated from the exons ATGTTAGGGCCATCCTCTTCCG AGGTTCTAGGACAGAGCAGAATAAGCAGAAAGTACACTAAGACTTATTTCGTTGCACCTAAAAAACTTCTTTCTGCTCAGGGATTGCAACGCTTCTGCACAGAGCACAAAATTAAGCTGTCAAAG ATAGATCACATATTTCTATCACGGGTCTGCTCGGAAACTGCCGGTGGACTGCCAG GTCTTTTATTGACTTTGGCTGGCATGGGAGAAGAAGGAATGTCT GTCAATTTATGGGGTCCTTCTGATCTCAAGTACTTGGTCGATGCAATGAAATCATTCATCCCAAATGCCGCCATGGTCCATGCACGGAGTTTTGGCCCAACTGTTGGATCAGTTGATGTTAGTACTGCTTCTTCAGGGACGAGTGATGATCTCTATGTTCCTATTAACGATGAGGTTGTCAAAATATCTGCTGTTCTGTTGCGACCACGTTACTCAAAAGTGTCTGACACAACAAAGGAAGGATCCTCTGAGCTGGATGATCCTCTAGTTGGTGTCAATCATTTGGCAGAGAACCTTTTAGTGCGGAGGATGCATTCCACAGCTGAATTTGCATTAAAGCCTGGGGATCTTTCTGTGGTTTATATTTGTGAGTTGCCTGAAATTAAGGGAAAATTTGACCCCAAAAAGGCTGCTGCTCTTGGGTTGAGGCCTGGCCCAAAATACCGTGAATTGCAACTTGGGAATTCAGTACAGTCGGATCGCCAAGATATCATG GTTCATCCCAGTGATGTATTGGGGCCGTCTGTTCCTGGTCCTATTGTACTCGTTGTTGACTGCCCAACACCATCTCATCTGCAAGAATTGTCGTCTATACATTCTCTTACTCCATATTATTCATATCCATCCGAAGAATCCAAGGAAATGTGCAAAAAAGTTGATTGTGTGATACACCTTAGTTCTGCTTCAGTAACATGTTCAACTGAATATCAGCAATGGATGTCAAGATTTGGTGAGGCGCAGCACATCATGGCAGGACATCAGCC GAAGAATATTGAAATTCCAATTCTGAAGTCGAGTGCAAGAATCGCCTCAAGACTGAATTATTTGTGCCCTCAATTCTTTCCTGCCCCTGGTTTTTGGTCCCTTCCGCAGTTGAAGAGCTTACCCTCAGTCTCTAAGACCCCAAGTGAG ttcTCTTCATGTCAAGTTACGGCAGAGAACCTCCTCAAG TTTCATCTTCGTCCATATGCGCAGCTTGGGTTAGACAGATCTGGTATTCCTGAAATTACTTCTCGGCCAAAAATCATAGAAGAGTTAATATCAGAAATTCCTGAAATATTAGATGCTTCTGAACATATTACCCAGATGTTGCATGGCAACAATGTTACAAATGGAGGCAGTGCGACTATGCAGGCGAACAAAGTTATGATCGAAGAGCCCTGGTTGCATGAAACTGCATTACCTAGTTGTTTGGAAGGTGTAACAAGAGAAGACGTGGAGATTGTTCTTCTTGGAACTGGTTCATCTCAGCCTTCAAAATATCGGAATGTTAGTTCTATTTTTGTCAATCTTTTCTCAAAGGGAAGTATTCTGTTAGATTGTGGTGAAGGAACATTGGGACAGCTCAAAAGAAG ATTTGGCATTGAAGGTGCTGATGAAGCCGTAAAAGATTTAAGGTGTATTTGGATTTCTCATATTCATGCTGATCATCATACTGGTCTTGCAAGAATACTTGCTCTCCGACGCGATTTGCTCAATGAAACTCCTCATGAACCTTTAATTGTTGTGGGCCCAAGGCAGCTTAAGAGATTCCTCGATGCATACCAAAAACTCGAGGATCTGGATATGCAGTTCCTTGATTGTAGGCATACTACAGAAGCTTCATTAAAGACTTTCGAGTCAAATGAAGATAAGGATGTGAGTGAGAGTGCATGTGTACCAAGTGACCAAAAGAATGGTTCTACCTTATTTGCTAAAGGGAGCCGTATGGAGAGTTATTGGAAGAGGCCAGGCAGTCCGGTTGATTCAGCGGCTGTATTCCCATTGCTGAAGACATTAAAGGAAATTCTCAGAGACGCAGGATTGGAGGCATTGATTAGCTTTCCTGTTATTCATTGTCCACAAGCATATGGCGCTGTCTTGAAGGCTGCTGATAGGACTAATAGCACTGGGAAGAAGATACCAGGATGGAAAATTGTATACTCTGGTGACACTAGGCCGTGTCCAGAACTAGTTGAAGCTTCGCGTGGTGCAACGGTTCTCATACACGAG GCTACCTTTGAAGATGGCATGGTGGAGGAAGCCATAGCAAGAAATCATAGCACAACACAGGAAGCCATCGAAGTAGGGGACTCTGCTGGAGCATATCGTATCATCCTCACTCACTTCAGTCAAAGATACCCTAAAATTCCAGTTTTTGATGAAACACACATGCACAAAACATGCATTGCTTTTGATATGATGAGTGTTAACTTAGCAGACCTACCCATGCTTCCAAGAGTTCTTCCATATCTTAAACTGCTATTTCGTGATGAAATGATAGCTGATGATATCGATGTTGCTACAGTAGCTATTTGA